In Acaryochloris marina S15, a single genomic region encodes these proteins:
- a CDS encoding putative selenate ABC transporter substrate-binding protein, translating to MKRFLLPSLLGLLLVACSAPESSTPRQQPFVAGAIPDQDPEKLQRLYSKLATYLEAELEVPVTYKPVNNYAAAVTAFRVGDLDMVWFGGLTGVQARLQVPKAQAIAQREIDAKFTSVFIANKSSGIQPFEAVKGLQALKGRTLTFGSESSTSGRLMPQYFMQEANLTLKDLKGNVGFSGSHDTTIKVVEAGTYEVGALNSQVWKDRVAEGKVDLEKVQVIWATPSYFDYHWVINPQVSERYGPDFIPKVQAALLKLDPAVPEQAEILDLFGGSSFIKTDNSNYAQIEAIGRQIGKIK from the coding sequence ATGAAACGATTTTTACTCCCTAGCTTGTTGGGGTTATTGCTGGTTGCTTGCTCAGCACCGGAAAGCTCGACTCCTCGCCAACAGCCTTTTGTGGCTGGGGCTATCCCCGATCAAGACCCTGAAAAGCTCCAGCGTCTTTACAGCAAGTTAGCCACTTACTTAGAAGCCGAGTTAGAGGTTCCCGTTACCTATAAACCCGTCAATAACTACGCGGCTGCGGTCACTGCTTTTCGAGTGGGGGATCTAGACATGGTTTGGTTTGGCGGCCTGACAGGGGTGCAGGCACGTCTACAGGTCCCTAAGGCCCAAGCCATTGCCCAGCGAGAAATTGATGCCAAGTTTACCAGTGTCTTTATCGCTAATAAATCGAGTGGGATTCAACCTTTTGAAGCAGTTAAGGGATTGCAAGCACTCAAAGGTCGGACCCTTACCTTTGGGAGTGAATCCTCTACCTCGGGACGGCTAATGCCCCAATACTTTATGCAGGAGGCCAACCTCACCCTCAAAGATCTCAAGGGTAATGTGGGATTCTCAGGGTCCCACGATACGACGATTAAAGTGGTAGAAGCTGGAACCTATGAAGTGGGAGCCTTAAACTCCCAAGTCTGGAAGGATCGGGTGGCTGAAGGCAAGGTGGATTTAGAGAAAGTCCAGGTGATTTGGGCAACCCCCTCTTATTTTGACTATCATTGGGTGATCAATCCCCAGGTGAGCGAACGCTACGGTCCCGACTTTATTCCTAAAGTTCAGGCGGCCCTACTTAAGCTCGACCCCGCTGTCCCGGAGCAGGCAGAAATTTTGGATCTCTTTGGGGGGAGTTCGTTTATCAAGACCGATAATAGTAACTATGCTCAAATTGAAGCGATTGGCCGCCAAATCGGCAAGATCAAATAG
- a CDS encoding phosphonate ABC transporter ATP-binding protein — protein sequence MLKLKRLAAKSARSNSGILSLQQVSHRFGDVSALADVSFAIYPGQIIALIGSSGAGKSTLLQLLNGTLQPTAGEVWAMGQPWQARSARRIQRQIGTIYQQLHLVPSLRVIHNVNAGHLGRWPFWKAAASLVWPLEVETAQAALAQVGIPDKLYARTDRLSGGQQQRVALARVLVQDPAIMLADEPIASLDPERSHDIMRLLSRLVRERGKTLVVSLHGVDYAQRYCDRIIGLKQGQIQFDLPAQDVTPNQLRHLYQLDNPPSG from the coding sequence ATGCTCAAATTGAAGCGATTGGCCGCCAAATCGGCAAGATCAAATAGCGGTATTCTGTCGCTGCAACAGGTGAGTCATCGGTTTGGTGATGTGTCTGCTCTAGCCGATGTCAGTTTTGCTATCTATCCCGGCCAAATTATCGCTTTAATTGGTTCTAGCGGTGCTGGCAAAAGCACGCTGTTGCAGTTACTCAATGGCACCCTTCAGCCCACCGCAGGTGAGGTTTGGGCCATGGGACAGCCTTGGCAAGCCCGCTCGGCCCGGCGGATTCAACGACAAATTGGCACCATTTACCAGCAACTCCATTTGGTGCCCTCATTACGAGTGATCCATAACGTCAATGCGGGGCACCTAGGGCGTTGGCCTTTTTGGAAGGCGGCGGCATCCTTGGTGTGGCCGCTAGAAGTGGAGACCGCCCAAGCAGCCCTAGCCCAGGTGGGCATTCCCGATAAGCTCTATGCCCGCACGGATCGTCTTTCTGGGGGGCAGCAGCAGCGGGTGGCCCTTGCCAGAGTCTTAGTGCAAGATCCAGCGATTATGCTGGCTGACGAACCCATTGCCAGTCTCGATCCAGAACGCAGCCACGACATTATGCGGCTGCTCAGTCGTCTAGTGCGGGAGCGGGGTAAGACCCTGGTGGTGAGTTTGCATGGGGTGGACTATGCGCAGCGGTATTGCGATCGCATCATCGGTCTCAAGCAGGGCCAAATCCAGTTTGATCTGCCCGCCCAGGACGTCACCCCCAACCAGCTCCGTCATCTCTATCAGCTCGACAACCCACCTTCTGGCTAG
- a CDS encoding metallophosphoesterase: MPLNRRRFLTLASLSTLGVGLGHKRSLAQSLQIQVPHPGPLLAQAPRWQFIAVGDVGTGEQAQYDVAHAMVQFHRRHPFSLALLAGDNIYDGGEMERIGPVFEQPYAPLLQQAVKFHAVLGNHDVMSQGGEGQIRYPSFNMAGRYYTFTRESVQFFALDTNPGHHWPAQLRWLESELAQSMAQWKIVLGHHPIFASGLHSIKWQLATRLGPLLGTPKLYPGLGEQLTPLFAKYQVQLYINGHEHHYERTQPIAGTTYLTCGVGARLRPTGSSDWTAFSSSQLGFAAIAVYDHQLVIHGMGVNGQPFDQGVITPTFIAQPSFQKNGA, encoded by the coding sequence ATGCCCCTAAATCGTCGAAGATTTCTCACATTAGCCAGTCTGTCTACCTTAGGGGTGGGTTTAGGCCACAAAAGAAGTCTAGCCCAGTCTTTACAGATCCAGGTACCCCATCCTGGCCCGTTGTTAGCCCAAGCACCTCGATGGCAATTTATCGCCGTGGGTGATGTAGGGACGGGAGAACAGGCTCAGTATGATGTTGCACACGCTATGGTGCAATTCCACCGGCGACATCCGTTCTCTTTAGCACTCTTAGCTGGAGACAACATCTACGATGGAGGAGAAATGGAGCGTATCGGCCCCGTCTTCGAGCAACCCTATGCACCGTTGCTGCAGCAAGCCGTCAAATTCCATGCGGTGTTAGGCAATCATGACGTGATGTCCCAAGGAGGCGAGGGGCAGATTCGCTACCCCAGTTTCAATATGGCGGGTCGCTACTATACCTTTACCCGAGAGTCGGTACAGTTTTTTGCCCTAGATACCAATCCAGGTCACCACTGGCCTGCCCAATTGCGATGGCTGGAATCCGAGCTGGCTCAATCTATGGCCCAATGGAAGATTGTTCTGGGGCATCATCCCATCTTTGCATCGGGACTACATAGTATTAAATGGCAGCTAGCTACGCGCTTAGGGCCATTACTAGGCACCCCCAAACTTTATCCAGGCCTGGGTGAGCAGTTAACGCCCCTGTTTGCTAAATACCAGGTCCAGCTCTATATCAACGGCCATGAACACCATTACGAGCGGACCCAGCCCATTGCTGGCACCACCTACCTGACCTGCGGAGTGGGAGCGCGATTACGGCCCACAGGCTCGTCGGATTGGACCGCTTTTTCCAGTTCACAGCTCGGTTTTGCCGCAATTGCGGTCTATGACCATCAGCTCGTAATCCATGGAATGGGGGTCAACGGTCAGCCCTTTGACCAGGGTGTGATTACACCTACCTTTATAGCCCAGCCTTCCTTCCAGAAGAATGGGGCATAA
- a CDS encoding ATP-binding cassette domain-containing protein, with protein sequence MTPDDSLSKSRQPQLQLQQIDVVTELGNQYLLQNISLDVFTGERIGIIGASGSGKTTLLRLLNRLSSPTAGQILFEQQPLPDWPVLSLRQQLMLVPQEPKLLGMTVQEALAYPLQLQNLPDQDIASRVQTWRQRLGIPEAWLTSTELQLSVGQRQLVSLARACVTEPKLCLLDEPTSALDPGTIDRVIKALTASTMTLVIASHQYEFLNQICDRILWLNQGKLILDAPMSEIDWADIKAELTAQAEQDDWE encoded by the coding sequence GTGACCCCAGACGATAGCCTATCTAAATCTAGACAGCCTCAACTCCAGCTTCAACAGATTGATGTCGTGACTGAGTTGGGTAATCAATATTTACTCCAAAATATTTCTTTGGACGTTTTCACCGGTGAACGCATTGGCATTATTGGGGCTTCTGGCTCCGGTAAAACAACGCTATTGCGTCTGCTTAATCGCCTCAGTAGTCCGACGGCTGGTCAGATCCTATTTGAACAACAGCCGTTACCCGATTGGCCCGTCTTGTCTTTACGGCAGCAGCTAATGCTGGTGCCTCAAGAGCCTAAGCTTCTAGGCATGACCGTTCAAGAGGCGCTCGCCTATCCTTTGCAATTGCAAAACTTGCCAGATCAGGACATCGCTAGCCGAGTGCAGACTTGGCGGCAGCGGCTTGGCATTCCTGAAGCCTGGCTAACCTCGACAGAACTTCAGTTGTCAGTTGGACAACGACAGCTAGTGAGCTTGGCCCGTGCCTGTGTGACGGAACCCAAACTTTGCCTATTGGATGAACCTACCTCAGCGCTGGATCCAGGCACCATCGATCGTGTGATCAAAGCTTTAACAGCCAGTACGATGACTTTAGTGATTGCCAGTCACCAATATGAATTTCTGAATCAGATCTGCGATCGCATCCTCTGGTTGAACCAAGGCAAACTCATTTTAGATGCCCCCATGAGTGAGATAGATTGGGCAGACATCAAAGCTGAATTGACTGCTCAAGCGGAACAGGATGATTGGGAGTAG
- a CDS encoding ATP-binding cassette domain-containing protein, whose translation MTDLQQSFVELKSRGQVKRFLLNQEEHRLGRDPQWADFVLPNEGWEALSSRHAVFRRQGTHYRIYDGDGLTKASTNGIFTEHRRITTQTGYLLDQPKQFQIGLDPRNLIVLTYLEPGQDRGSAIFSKLKLNLLNLQEWPVELGSDVGQRYAAMALPSPTVSRRHASISHEANQFVLRDHSTNGTFVNHQRLDAAYTLKERDTIQIGPYTLLWHQGVLELVDSGDQIRIDAHQLLRKVPTGKGEKVILNQVSLAIEPKQLVAFVGGSGAGKSTLMKTLLGIEPLTSGQVLLNGDDIRQHFDRYRSEIGYVPQDDIVHQNLTVMEVLTYACQLRLPPHTDSAKTVAQALQQVQLSHVSQELVQNLSGGQRKRVSIAVELLANPKLFFLDEPTSGLDPGLDKTMMNLLRELSDQGRTIILVTHATSNLEVCDHIAFMGQGGHLCFFGPPKEALTFFQMPSADFKYFSDIYIELGKGDVGSHPNQAVEFWSHKFLQSDTYQKYVQRVLSGGEPSGMGLMKSSLRQGADPWWQGWVLSQRYLTLVLREHYSLILLLFTAPVGIGLITFALQDRNSLVVLANANDPMQAPLALRVLFIFTCAAMWVGFSSTSQTIVQEAQIYARERLVNLRLWPYLGSKVLIHAALAIVQVILVLGVIQLSFNAPEPSLIGWGLGCGITTYLTLFASLSFGLMVSAFVNTSIQAASALPLILIPQIVFSGVLFDLEGIARFLSWLMISRWSVGAYGALVDVNTMVPKGLSTSPFQVSKVYDPTWANLSLNWEMLCLLSVVYLSITIWKQQSKDRQ comes from the coding sequence ATGACAGATCTTCAGCAGTCCTTTGTTGAACTTAAGAGTCGAGGTCAGGTTAAACGTTTCTTATTAAATCAAGAAGAACATCGATTAGGTCGAGATCCCCAGTGGGCCGATTTTGTCTTGCCCAATGAGGGGTGGGAGGCATTATCCAGTCGTCATGCTGTATTCCGTCGCCAGGGTACTCACTATCGAATTTATGATGGTGACGGATTGACCAAAGCCAGTACCAATGGGATTTTTACCGAGCATAGACGCATCACCACCCAAACAGGGTATCTGCTCGATCAACCCAAGCAGTTCCAAATTGGCCTAGATCCGCGCAATCTCATTGTCCTGACCTATCTAGAGCCGGGTCAGGACAGGGGCAGTGCCATCTTCAGCAAATTAAAGCTGAATTTACTCAACTTACAAGAATGGCCAGTGGAACTGGGAAGTGATGTGGGCCAACGCTACGCAGCCATGGCGTTACCGTCTCCTACAGTTTCCCGCCGTCATGCCTCCATTAGCCATGAAGCCAATCAGTTTGTCCTCCGAGACCACAGCACCAATGGGACGTTCGTTAATCATCAGCGCTTGGACGCAGCCTATACCCTCAAAGAGCGTGACACCATCCAAATCGGCCCCTACACGTTGTTATGGCATCAGGGAGTCCTGGAGTTAGTCGATAGCGGAGATCAAATCCGGATTGACGCCCATCAGCTCTTGCGCAAAGTCCCCACAGGTAAAGGGGAGAAAGTGATTCTCAATCAGGTGTCCTTGGCCATTGAGCCTAAACAGCTGGTGGCTTTTGTGGGGGGCAGTGGCGCTGGCAAATCTACGTTAATGAAAACGCTACTGGGCATTGAACCGCTCACCTCCGGGCAAGTCTTGCTGAATGGAGATGATATCCGGCAACACTTTGACCGATATCGTTCAGAAATCGGCTATGTGCCTCAAGATGATATTGTCCATCAGAATTTGACCGTCATGGAGGTGTTGACCTATGCCTGTCAATTACGATTACCGCCCCACACCGATAGTGCCAAAACTGTGGCTCAAGCCCTGCAGCAGGTACAGCTCAGCCATGTGAGCCAGGAGCTAGTGCAAAATTTGAGTGGAGGTCAACGGAAGCGGGTCAGTATTGCAGTTGAGTTATTGGCCAATCCGAAACTCTTTTTTCTGGATGAGCCCACCTCTGGACTAGATCCAGGGTTGGACAAGACCATGATGAATTTGCTGAGGGAACTATCGGATCAAGGGCGCACCATTATCTTGGTCACCCATGCCACTTCTAACCTAGAGGTTTGTGACCATATTGCCTTTATGGGGCAAGGGGGGCATTTATGTTTCTTTGGGCCTCCCAAGGAAGCTTTGACGTTTTTCCAGATGCCCTCTGCAGATTTCAAATACTTTTCTGATATTTACATCGAGCTGGGTAAGGGAGACGTCGGCTCCCATCCGAATCAGGCGGTTGAATTTTGGTCTCATAAATTTCTGCAATCTGACACCTATCAAAAATATGTGCAGAGGGTACTCAGTGGTGGAGAACCGAGTGGGATGGGTTTGATGAAAAGCTCTCTCCGACAAGGCGCAGACCCCTGGTGGCAAGGGTGGGTATTGAGTCAACGGTATCTCACACTGGTCTTGCGGGAGCACTATAGTTTGATCCTGCTGTTATTCACAGCGCCCGTGGGAATTGGGTTGATTACCTTTGCTTTGCAAGATCGTAATTCCTTGGTGGTCTTAGCCAATGCCAATGATCCGATGCAGGCCCCTCTCGCTTTACGAGTGTTGTTTATTTTTACTTGTGCAGCCATGTGGGTTGGCTTTTCTAGTACGTCTCAGACCATTGTTCAAGAGGCCCAAATCTACGCCCGTGAACGATTAGTCAATTTAAGATTATGGCCTTACCTAGGCTCTAAGGTGCTGATTCATGCAGCTCTGGCTATCGTCCAAGTCATCCTGGTGTTGGGAGTAATTCAGTTAAGTTTTAACGCTCCTGAACCCTCCTTAATTGGCTGGGGCCTGGGATGTGGCATCACAACTTATCTCACCTTGTTTGCCAGCTTGAGCTTTGGACTGATGGTTTCAGCATTTGTGAATACCTCTATTCAGGCAGCTAGTGCCTTGCCCCTGATCCTGATTCCCCAAATTGTGTTCTCAGGGGTGTTGTTTGACTTGGAGGGGATCGCCCGGTTTCTGTCTTGGCTTATGATTAGTCGCTGGTCCGTGGGGGCTTACGGCGCTTTGGTGGATGTGAATACCATGGTCCCTAAAGGTTTGTCTACATCCCCCTTCCAAGTCTCCAAAGTTTACGATCCCACTTGGGCAAATCTCAGTTTGAACTGGGAAATGCTCTGCTTGTTGAGCGTGGTGTATCTCAGCATCACCATCTGGAAGCAACAGTCCAAAGACCGACAGTAA
- a CDS encoding serine/threonine protein kinase yields the protein MLDSPDQPLSLLGDRYRITRILSEGGFGTTYLAIDTLLPSQRKCVVKQLKPIEEDAHINTLVQERFEREAVILESLGGRSDQIPSLYAQFVEKNVFYLVEEWIEGDTLIAKIQKEGLLSENAVQKILISLLKVLSDIHAANLLHRDIKPDNIILRWQDGKPVLIDFGAVKETMGADQAEMSSASVVVGTPGFMPAEQITGQPVDASDLYSLGVTAIYLLTGHMPQELDTDLATGQYLWHHLVPGLSPGFMAVIDQATQTHAHDRFPTAEEMLQALQFHASSDASVASFQPIPTAISTLPTDAVQASQLAGQYATQISQPASPVPKPKEWYKPIVTGGLIGLTVLGTSTLAAQHLPQFLAAYQDTPEESDPTVSPPPQTLSPSIAQPPIPEDPLRQPAVSMPTNATVMGRPGAKNIRLGVGTQQGVVGKARPGDRVQVLKSAYNADGYLWYQIFAPKTTTEGWIASHLVDVDAGVNTLKKVRSVRPRPIFKLPLYKRPQYRKLPVFRRSRRGYCTFLANDRKHIVNDPCTIADNKAGTYQIRWSDGISTTITTEPKVAIDGVPAVKVQTSATSLTVSGKKGKVGFCWDCNLDD from the coding sequence ATGCTTGACTCTCCTGACCAACCATTATCACTTCTAGGAGACCGTTATCGCATTACTAGAATTCTGAGTGAGGGTGGTTTTGGAACAACCTATTTAGCCATTGATACCCTACTTCCTTCCCAGCGAAAATGTGTCGTAAAACAGCTCAAGCCCATCGAGGAAGATGCCCACATCAATACACTAGTGCAAGAACGGTTTGAGCGTGAAGCGGTCATTTTAGAATCACTCGGTGGCAGAAGTGATCAAATTCCTAGCCTCTATGCACAATTTGTAGAAAAGAACGTTTTTTACCTGGTGGAGGAATGGATTGAAGGGGATACCCTCATCGCCAAAATCCAAAAAGAAGGGTTACTCAGTGAAAATGCGGTGCAGAAGATCTTGATCAGCCTCCTCAAGGTCTTGAGTGATATTCATGCCGCCAACCTTTTGCATCGCGATATTAAACCAGACAATATTATTCTGCGCTGGCAAGATGGAAAGCCGGTCTTAATCGACTTTGGTGCGGTGAAAGAAACGATGGGGGCAGATCAGGCTGAAATGTCTAGCGCTTCCGTGGTTGTGGGAACACCTGGCTTTATGCCTGCAGAGCAAATCACTGGACAGCCTGTGGATGCCAGTGATCTCTACAGTTTAGGGGTGACGGCGATTTATTTACTGACGGGCCATATGCCCCAGGAACTGGATACTGATCTGGCAACGGGGCAATATCTTTGGCACCATTTGGTTCCTGGACTCAGTCCTGGGTTTATGGCAGTGATCGATCAAGCCACGCAGACCCATGCCCATGACCGCTTCCCAACGGCTGAGGAGATGCTACAAGCGTTGCAATTCCATGCCTCTTCTGATGCCTCAGTCGCTAGCTTTCAGCCGATTCCGACGGCCATTTCGACTCTGCCGACTGATGCGGTTCAGGCATCTCAGCTTGCCGGCCAATATGCGACTCAAATAAGTCAACCTGCATCTCCTGTACCTAAGCCCAAAGAATGGTATAAACCCATTGTCACAGGGGGATTAATTGGCTTGACCGTTTTGGGCACTTCTACCTTGGCCGCTCAACATTTACCTCAGTTTTTAGCAGCCTATCAAGATACCCCTGAGGAGAGTGACCCTACGGTTTCTCCGCCACCTCAGACTCTCAGTCCTTCTATCGCCCAGCCCCCTATCCCAGAAGATCCTCTCCGTCAGCCCGCTGTATCTATGCCAACCAATGCCACTGTCATGGGACGACCGGGGGCCAAAAACATTCGCCTGGGTGTCGGGACTCAGCAGGGAGTCGTGGGGAAAGCCCGACCTGGAGATCGGGTTCAGGTACTCAAAAGTGCCTACAACGCAGATGGATATTTGTGGTACCAGATCTTTGCCCCCAAGACGACTACGGAAGGTTGGATTGCGTCTCATTTGGTTGATGTTGATGCTGGCGTGAATACGCTCAAAAAGGTGCGCTCCGTGCGGCCAAGGCCAATCTTCAAACTGCCTCTGTACAAGCGGCCACAATATCGAAAACTGCCTGTGTTTCGACGCTCACGCCGGGGCTATTGCACCTTTCTGGCTAATGATCGGAAACATATTGTCAACGACCCATGTACGATTGCGGATAACAAAGCGGGCACCTATCAAATTCGATGGTCTGATGGCATCTCTACCACCATTACGACTGAGCCAAAAGTGGCAATCGATGGTGTGCCAGCGGTTAAAGTTCAAACCAGTGCCACTAGCCTGACGGTGAGTGGCAAGAAAGGCAAAGTTGGCTTCTGCTGGGATTGTAATCTTGACGACTGA
- a CDS encoding response regulator transcription factor encodes MDSLHILIVEANPHLRSLLGWHLQQVGYFIHLSASIKQAQAAYQQHQPDLVIVDSELPDGLGQELCRWLQRQKHPLILMLSAQTTEADVVSGLKAGADDYVGKPFGMQEFLARISALSRRSRLSLPTQISFGALRIDLIQRRVHYHNELVDLTPQEFSLLYVLVQAEGAALSRVELLQRAWPESIDNPRTVDTHILSLRKKIEQDPQQPQLIQTVRNVGYRLNLSYLMDANPSRRSDASQIPPSSNRFVADGATTSQMPIPRAQSG; translated from the coding sequence GTGGACTCACTCCACATCTTAATAGTTGAGGCTAATCCTCACTTGCGATCTCTTCTGGGTTGGCATCTACAGCAAGTAGGCTACTTTATTCATCTCAGCGCTAGTATCAAGCAGGCCCAGGCTGCCTATCAACAGCATCAACCTGATCTGGTTATTGTTGACTCTGAATTACCAGATGGTCTGGGTCAGGAACTCTGTCGATGGCTACAGCGCCAGAAGCATCCTCTGATTTTGATGTTGTCGGCTCAAACAACTGAAGCCGATGTGGTATCTGGATTAAAGGCAGGCGCAGATGATTATGTGGGTAAGCCTTTTGGCATGCAAGAGTTTTTGGCTCGAATTTCGGCATTGAGCCGCCGCAGCCGTCTCAGCCTGCCCACACAAATTTCTTTTGGAGCGTTGAGGATTGATTTGATCCAGCGGCGCGTTCACTACCATAACGAGCTAGTGGATCTCACTCCCCAGGAATTTAGCCTACTCTATGTCTTAGTCCAAGCAGAAGGGGCCGCCCTCAGCCGGGTCGAACTCTTGCAAAGAGCCTGGCCAGAAAGTATCGACAATCCACGGACAGTAGATACTCATATTTTGTCCCTCCGCAAGAAGATTGAACAAGACCCCCAACAACCTCAGCTCATTCAAACTGTACGGAACGTGGGTTACCGTCTCAATCTAAGCTATCTGATGGATGCAAATCCATCGCGTCGCTCTGATGCCTCTCAGATCCCCCCTTCATCCAATCGTTTTGTGGCAGATGGGGCCACTACTAGCCAAATGCCTATCCCCAGAGCCCAATCGGGTTAA
- the psaM gene encoding photosystem I reaction center subunit XII has translation MELSDLQIVIALVVALLPALLALNLGTALSK, from the coding sequence ATGGAACTATCAGATCTACAAATTGTGATCGCCCTTGTTGTGGCATTGCTACCTGCATTGCTAGCACTCAATCTTGGCACTGCCCTTTCCAAGTAA
- a CDS encoding TerC family protein encodes MLDPLFELSPQVSLDTALIIFILIALEAVLSADNAIALAALVKGLEDEELQSRALNIGLLAAFAMRMLLIFTATWVIRFWQFELLGACYLLWLAFQYFFREDDENHHHGPKFASLWQAIPVIAVTDLAFSLDSVTTAIALSDERWLVLTGGIFGIITLRFMAGLFIKWLEEYVHLQDAGYLTVVLVGFRLLLKVINDDFVPPQWSMILAIALIFAWGFSKKRNPDDPEFHNPLEVDADRPELANEVSDFIQEVRDLSQPDPKPQAANEQI; translated from the coding sequence ATGCTAGACCCGTTGTTTGAACTCTCTCCCCAGGTCAGTCTCGACACCGCACTCATTATTTTTATTTTGATTGCCTTAGAGGCCGTGCTGTCAGCTGATAATGCGATCGCATTAGCGGCATTGGTCAAAGGACTGGAGGATGAAGAGCTTCAGAGCCGTGCTTTAAATATTGGCTTGTTGGCCGCCTTTGCCATGCGGATGCTGCTGATTTTTACAGCAACCTGGGTGATTCGGTTTTGGCAATTTGAGCTTTTGGGCGCTTGCTATTTGTTATGGCTAGCGTTTCAGTATTTCTTCAGAGAAGATGACGAGAATCATCATCATGGCCCCAAGTTTGCCTCTCTCTGGCAGGCCATTCCAGTGATTGCTGTCACAGACCTGGCTTTTTCTCTGGATAGCGTGACTACTGCGATTGCCCTATCGGATGAGCGCTGGTTGGTGCTGACGGGCGGTATTTTTGGTATTATCACCCTCCGATTTATGGCAGGGCTCTTTATTAAATGGCTGGAAGAGTATGTCCATCTGCAGGATGCTGGATATTTAACGGTTGTATTGGTGGGATTCCGGCTACTGCTCAAAGTCATTAATGATGATTTTGTGCCCCCCCAATGGTCGATGATTCTGGCGATTGCTTTGATCTTTGCTTGGGGATTTTCCAAAAAACGCAACCCCGACGATCCAGAATTTCACAACCCATTAGAGGTAGATGCGGATCGACCTGAATTGGCCAATGAAGTTAGCGATTTTATTCAAGAAGTCCGGGATCTATCTCAACCGGATCCTAAGCCTCAAGCTGCGAATGAGCAGATTTAG
- a CDS encoding Sir2 family NAD-dependent protein deacetylase produces MVDLNLAAYSRIVILTGAGISVASGIRPFRGPNGVWNEISADQLNADAGQNNPSFIWQTLGAMREVVASAIPNAAHQALADLEQNWNSSQHFTLITQNIDGLHQRAGSQNVVELHGSLLETRCSNAACDAPVFADQATHIDQIPQCSICHAHQLPNVVLFEKPMPLDASWHSKKVLRDCDLFLAIGTSGTVQPAASFVRSADYVGARTILINREAPSEPNPYFHEVIVGVAEEILPTLLT; encoded by the coding sequence ATGGTTGATCTAAATTTAGCGGCCTACTCACGCATTGTTATTCTGACGGGCGCCGGGATTTCTGTTGCCTCAGGGATTCGTCCTTTTCGGGGGCCGAACGGAGTCTGGAACGAAATTTCGGCTGATCAGCTCAATGCCGATGCTGGGCAAAATAATCCTAGTTTTATTTGGCAAACCCTGGGGGCTATGCGCGAAGTTGTGGCGTCGGCGATTCCCAATGCGGCTCACCAAGCCCTGGCGGATCTAGAACAAAATTGGAATTCATCTCAACACTTCACCCTGATCACCCAAAATATTGACGGACTACACCAACGGGCGGGCAGCCAAAACGTTGTGGAACTGCATGGATCACTCCTAGAGACCCGGTGCTCTAATGCTGCCTGCGATGCCCCTGTCTTTGCAGATCAAGCCACCCATATCGATCAGATCCCTCAATGCTCCATCTGCCATGCCCATCAGTTACCCAATGTCGTCTTATTCGAAAAACCCATGCCCTTAGATGCATCTTGGCACAGCAAAAAGGTCCTTCGAGATTGTGATTTATTTCTAGCGATTGGCACCTCTGGCACGGTGCAGCCCGCCGCCAGTTTTGTTCGCTCAGCCGATTATGTTGGAGCCCGCACGATTCTGATTAATCGGGAAGCCCCATCAGAACCCAACCCCTATTTTCACGAGGTCATTGTGGGTGTAGCAGAAGAGATCCTCCCTACCTTACTGACATGA
- a CDS encoding VOC family protein, which produces MFDHIKFGVRDFAMSKIFYLKALEPIGVTVVTDWPPNGSELSQPTGKSSLCLHQTDEKPAHLHIAFVAESRHQVDAFYYAALSAGGQDNGPPGLRPQYSSQYYAAFILDPDGHNIEVVCHETEA; this is translated from the coding sequence GTGTTTGACCATATCAAGTTCGGCGTTCGCGACTTTGCGATGAGCAAAATCTTCTACTTGAAAGCGCTCGAACCTATTGGAGTGACTGTTGTCACCGATTGGCCTCCAAACGGTTCTGAATTGAGTCAGCCAACAGGCAAGAGTTCACTGTGCCTGCACCAAACAGACGAGAAGCCCGCGCATCTACACATAGCATTCGTCGCCGAAAGCCGGCACCAGGTCGATGCGTTCTATTACGCCGCTCTGAGCGCGGGCGGGCAGGACAACGGACCGCCAGGCCTGCGTCCTCAGTACAGCAGTCAGTACTATGCAGCATTCATTCTTGACCCCGACGGGCATAACATCGAAGTGGTCTGCCATGAGACGGAGGCCTAA